Proteins found in one Streptomyces sp. NBC_00461 genomic segment:
- a CDS encoding molybdopterin oxidoreductase family protein, whose product MQTSATPTHCPYCALQCGMNLTPAPEGTVEVSERADFPVNRGALCGKGRTAPALLSSRVRLTSPLVRSEGTLTPATWDEALDRIAAGLHGTRTEHGPDAVGVFGGGGLTNEKAYTLGKFARVVLGTSQIDYNGRFCMSSAAAAGTKAFGLDRGLPFPLEDIPKTGCVILVGSNLAETMPPALRFFSELRENGGTLIVVDPRRTKTAEQADLHLAPRPGTDLALALGLLHLVVAEGRVDEEYVQERTAGWEDARAAAMAHWPEYVERITGVSVPQLREAVRLFCEPEAAMVLTARGPEQQSKGTDTVGAWINLCLATGRAGRPLSGYGCLTGQGNGQGGREHGQKADQLPGYRKLDDPAARRHVAEVWGVDPDSLPGPGRSAYELLDAMGTDIKSLLLMGSNPVVSAPHAAHIEERFRSLDFLVVCDVVLSETAALADVVLPVTQWAEESGTTTSLEGRVLLRRRALSPPEGIRSDLEVMHELAGRLGVEKGFPTDPEEVFEELRRASAGGPADYSGITYRRLAEENGVFWPCPAGEAGTGAPVTGAPPEAGTGASGTGPSEGGAAATGSGTPEARTDTAEARTGTPATDTPEAGTGRFETGVSEGPHPGTPRLFLDRFATPDGRARFVAVTHRPSAEEPDDEYPVLLTTGRVVAQYQSGAQTRRVAELNAAAPGPFVELHPRLAARLGAAEGDPVAVVSRRGRAVAPARITTAIRPDTVFMPFHWPGEGRANTLTNPALDPTSRMPEFKSCAVRLETVRA is encoded by the coding sequence ATGCAGACCTCCGCGACGCCCACCCACTGCCCGTACTGCGCCCTGCAGTGCGGAATGAACCTGACGCCCGCGCCGGAGGGCACGGTCGAGGTGAGCGAGCGCGCGGACTTCCCGGTGAACCGGGGTGCGCTGTGCGGCAAGGGCCGCACCGCGCCGGCCCTGCTCTCGTCCCGGGTGCGCCTGACCTCCCCGTTGGTGCGCTCCGAGGGCACGCTGACGCCCGCCACCTGGGACGAGGCGCTGGACCGGATCGCCGCGGGACTGCACGGCACTCGTACGGAACACGGCCCGGACGCGGTCGGTGTCTTCGGCGGGGGCGGCCTCACGAACGAGAAGGCGTACACGCTCGGCAAGTTCGCGCGGGTGGTGCTCGGCACCTCGCAGATCGACTACAACGGCCGCTTCTGCATGTCGTCGGCGGCGGCCGCGGGGACGAAGGCGTTCGGGCTCGACCGCGGGCTGCCCTTCCCGCTGGAGGACATCCCGAAGACGGGCTGTGTGATCCTGGTGGGCTCCAATCTCGCCGAGACCATGCCGCCGGCCTTGCGCTTCTTCAGCGAACTGCGGGAGAACGGCGGCACGTTGATCGTCGTGGACCCGCGCCGGACGAAGACCGCCGAGCAGGCCGACCTGCACCTGGCACCGCGGCCCGGCACTGATCTCGCGCTGGCGCTCGGCCTGCTGCACCTGGTCGTCGCCGAGGGCCGGGTGGACGAGGAGTACGTCCAGGAGCGTACGGCCGGCTGGGAGGACGCGCGGGCCGCGGCGATGGCGCACTGGCCGGAGTACGTGGAACGGATCACGGGGGTGTCCGTTCCGCAACTCCGGGAAGCCGTACGGCTGTTCTGTGAGCCGGAGGCCGCGATGGTGCTGACCGCGCGGGGACCCGAGCAGCAGTCCAAGGGCACGGACACGGTCGGCGCATGGATCAACCTGTGCCTGGCGACCGGCCGCGCGGGACGCCCGTTGAGCGGCTACGGCTGTCTGACCGGGCAGGGCAACGGGCAGGGCGGACGCGAACACGGCCAGAAGGCCGACCAGTTGCCCGGCTACCGCAAGCTGGACGATCCCGCGGCACGGCGGCATGTGGCCGAGGTGTGGGGCGTGGACCCGGACAGCCTGCCGGGACCGGGCCGCAGTGCGTACGAGTTGCTGGACGCCATGGGGACGGACATCAAGTCCCTGCTGCTGATGGGGTCGAACCCGGTGGTGTCGGCACCGCACGCGGCTCACATCGAGGAGCGCTTCAGGTCGCTCGACTTCCTGGTGGTGTGTGACGTCGTCCTGTCGGAGACCGCCGCCCTCGCGGACGTCGTCCTCCCGGTCACGCAGTGGGCCGAGGAGTCCGGCACGACGACCAGCCTGGAGGGCAGGGTGCTGCTGCGCCGGCGTGCGCTCTCCCCGCCCGAAGGCATCCGGAGCGACCTGGAGGTCATGCACGAGCTGGCCGGCCGGCTCGGTGTGGAGAAGGGCTTCCCGACCGACCCGGAGGAGGTCTTCGAGGAGCTGCGACGGGCCAGCGCGGGCGGCCCGGCCGACTACTCCGGGATCACCTACCGCAGACTCGCCGAGGAGAACGGGGTGTTCTGGCCTTGCCCGGCGGGCGAGGCGGGGACGGGCGCGCCGGTGACGGGCGCGCCGCCCGAGGCTGGGACGGGCGCCTCCGGGACGGGCCCGTCCGAGGGCGGGGCGGCCGCAACCGGGTCGGGCACGCCCGAGGCCCGCACAGACACAGCCGAAGCCCGGACAGGCACACCCGCGACAGACACGCCCGAAGCCGGAACAGGCCGGTTCGAGACCGGCGTCTCCGAGGGCCCCCACCCCGGCACTCCCCGCCTCTTCCTCGACCGTTTCGCCACCCCGGACGGCCGGGCCCGGTTCGTCGCCGTCACGCACCGGCCGTCCGCCGAGGAGCCGGACGACGAGTACCCGGTGCTGCTGACGACCGGCCGGGTCGTCGCCCAGTACCAGTCCGGCGCCCAGACCCGCCGCGTGGCCGAGCTGAACGCCGCCGCGCCGGGCCCGTTCGTGGAACTGCACCCGCGGCTGGCGGCGCGCCTCGGGGCGGCGGAGGGCGATCCGGTGGCGGTGGTGTCCCGTCGGGGCCGGGCCGTCGCACCCGCCCGGATCACCACCGCGATCCGCCCGGACACCGTCTTCATGCCATTCCACTGGCCCGGCGAGGGCCGCGCCAACACCCTGACCAACCCGGCCCTCGACCCGACCTCGCGCATGCCGGAGTTCAAGTCGTGCGCGGTGCGCCTGGAGACCGTGCGCGCCTAG
- a CDS encoding gamma-glutamylcyclotransferase family protein: MTLPFFVYGTLLPGEVNHDLFLRGRTRSEEPGRLHGAVLYDGPGYPYAVEERGGTVYGGLVTALPGEYEELLVALDRLEEYAAADPRSLYERVEREVIRDAAGPPVRAWVYVAAPAVAARLRARGKLIESGDWRVR, encoded by the coding sequence GTGACTCTCCCGTTCTTCGTCTACGGCACCCTCCTCCCCGGCGAGGTCAACCACGACCTGTTCCTGCGCGGCCGCACCCGGTCCGAGGAGCCGGGGCGGCTGCACGGCGCGGTGCTGTACGACGGGCCCGGCTATCCGTACGCCGTCGAGGAGCGGGGCGGGACCGTGTACGGCGGGCTCGTGACCGCGCTGCCCGGGGAGTACGAGGAGCTGCTCGTCGCCCTCGACCGGCTGGAGGAGTACGCCGCCGCGGACCCGCGCAGCCTCTACGAGCGCGTCGAGCGCGAGGTGATCCGCGACGCCGCGGGCCCGCCCGTACGCGCGTGGGTGTACGTGGCCGCACCCGCCGTCGCCGCACGGCTGCGCGCCCGCGGAAAGCTGATCGAGAGCGGGGACTGGCGGGTCAGGTAG